In Massilia violaceinigra, one DNA window encodes the following:
- a CDS encoding PepSY-associated TM helix domain-containing protein produces MSSPATLPSASRAAWLKNLHRWHWISSALCLMGMLLFSITGITLNHATQIEAKPVVSKRTATLPAPLRRDLEQAASRHADARAPLPPRVASWADREFGLDVGAIEAEWTEEDAYVALPRPGGDAWLRIAVDGAAEFEKTDRGMVSWLNDLHKGRNAGPVWSWFIDIFALACVVFSLTGFLIMKLHAANRPSTWPVIGAGILLPLLLALLFTH; encoded by the coding sequence ATGTCCTCCCCTGCCACGCTCCCCAGCGCCAGCCGCGCCGCCTGGCTCAAGAATCTGCACCGCTGGCACTGGATCAGCTCGGCTTTGTGCCTGATGGGCATGCTGCTGTTCAGCATCACCGGCATCACGCTCAACCACGCCACCCAGATCGAAGCCAAACCGGTCGTCAGCAAGCGCACGGCCACCCTGCCCGCGCCGCTGCGGCGCGACCTGGAGCAGGCAGCAAGCCGGCATGCCGATGCGCGCGCGCCGCTGCCGCCGCGCGTGGCCAGCTGGGCCGACCGCGAATTCGGCCTGGACGTGGGCGCCATCGAGGCCGAGTGGACCGAGGAAGATGCCTATGTCGCCCTGCCCCGCCCCGGCGGCGACGCCTGGCTGCGCATCGCCGTCGACGGCGCCGCCGAATTCGAGAAGACCGACCGCGGCATGGTTTCCTGGCTCAACGACCTGCACAAGGGCCGCAACGCCGGTCCCGTATGGAGCTGGTTCATCGATATTTTCGCGCTCGCCTGCGTGGTGTTTTCGCTCACCGGTTTCCTGATCATGAAACTGCACGCGGCCAACCGCCCGTCCACCTGGCCGGTGATCGGTGCCGGCATCCTGCTGCCGCTCTTGCTCGCCCTCTTGTTTACCCACTAA
- a CDS encoding 2-oxoglutarate dehydrogenase E1 component → MMQEQTANSYLFGGNAPYVEELYEAYLDNPGSVPDNWRAYFDSMQNVPAVDGSNKPDVAHASVIASFAERAKAGPIRVVTASHDPEMGRKRVAVTQLIAAYRYLGSQWANLDPLQRQERPMIPELDPAFYGFTDADMDIVFNISNTYFGPETASLRDLLNMLRDTYCRSIGAEFMYIGDPAEKRWLQEKLEAIRSTPNFTAEKKAHILERLTAAEGLERYLHTKYVGAKRFSLEGSESFIASIDETIQRAGEKGVQEIVIGMAHRGRLNVLVNTLGKSPQELFEEFEGKHGDDLPSGDVKYHQGFSSDIATAGGPVHLSLAFNPSHLEIVNPVVEGSVKARMERRGDKDGAQVLPILVHGDAAFAGQGVVMETLNLAQTRGYGTGGTVHIVINNQIGFTTSDPRDARSTLYCSDVVKMIEAPVLHVNGDDPEAVVLATQIALDYRVQFKKDVVVDIICYRKLGHNEQDTPALTQPLMYKKIGQHPGTRKLYADKLIAQGTLAADGGDKMVSAYRDAMDAGKHTIDPVISNFKNKYAVDWLPFLNRKWTDSADTAVPMTELKRLATRITTVPDDFKVHSLVEKVLADRASMGRGELNLDWGMGEHLAYASLVSSGYAIRLSGQDAGRGTFTHRHAVLHDQNRERWDAGSYVPLCNVSESQAPFVVIDSVLSEEAVLAFEYGYSTAEPNTLTIWEAQFGDFANGAQVVIDQFIASGEVKWGRASGLVMMLPHGYEGQGPEHSSARPERFLQLCADNNMQVVQPTTGAQIFHLLRRQMVRQFRKPLVILTPKSLLRNKDASSPLTDLAKGAFHTVIGEVDEKIDAKKVKRVIACSGKVYYDLVNARKTRGQLDTAIIRVEQLYPFPHKSFAAELKKFPNATEVVWTQDEPQNQGPWFQIQHNIFESLESGQRLAYAGRPASASPAVGYADKHNAQQKELLETAFAKLKGFILTK, encoded by the coding sequence ATGATGCAAGAACAAACCGCGAACTCCTATTTGTTCGGTGGTAACGCGCCGTACGTTGAAGAGCTGTACGAGGCCTACCTCGACAATCCAGGCTCGGTGCCAGACAACTGGCGCGCCTATTTCGACTCCATGCAGAACGTCCCTGCGGTCGACGGCTCCAACAAACCCGACGTAGCCCACGCTTCCGTCATCGCCTCGTTCGCCGAACGCGCCAAGGCCGGTCCGATCCGTGTCGTGACCGCCTCGCACGATCCTGAAATGGGCCGCAAGCGCGTCGCCGTCACCCAGCTGATCGCCGCGTACCGCTATCTGGGCTCCCAGTGGGCCAACCTGGACCCGCTGCAGCGCCAGGAACGGCCGATGATCCCGGAACTCGATCCGGCGTTCTACGGCTTCACCGATGCCGACATGGACATCGTGTTCAACATCAGCAATACCTACTTCGGCCCTGAAACCGCATCGCTGCGCGACCTGCTGAACATGCTGCGCGATACCTACTGCCGTTCGATCGGCGCCGAATTCATGTACATCGGCGATCCGGCGGAAAAGCGGTGGCTGCAGGAAAAGCTCGAAGCGATCCGCTCGACCCCGAACTTCACGGCCGAGAAAAAAGCCCACATCCTCGAGCGCCTCACGGCCGCCGAAGGCCTGGAGCGCTATCTGCACACCAAATACGTCGGCGCCAAGCGCTTCTCGCTGGAAGGCTCCGAGTCCTTCATCGCGTCGATCGACGAAACCATCCAGCGCGCCGGTGAAAAAGGCGTGCAGGAGATCGTTATCGGCATGGCCCACCGCGGCCGCCTGAACGTGCTGGTGAACACCCTGGGCAAGTCGCCGCAGGAACTGTTCGAAGAATTCGAAGGCAAGCATGGCGACGACCTGCCATCGGGCGACGTCAAGTACCACCAGGGCTTCTCGAGCGACATCGCCACCGCCGGCGGTCCGGTTCACCTGTCGCTGGCCTTCAACCCGTCCCACCTCGAGATCGTCAACCCGGTCGTCGAAGGCTCGGTCAAGGCGCGCATGGAGCGTCGCGGCGACAAGGATGGCGCGCAAGTGCTGCCGATCCTGGTGCACGGCGATGCGGCCTTTGCCGGCCAGGGCGTGGTCATGGAAACGCTGAACCTTGCGCAAACCCGCGGCTACGGCACGGGCGGCACGGTGCACATCGTGATCAACAACCAGATCGGCTTCACCACGTCCGACCCGCGCGATGCGCGTTCGACCCTGTACTGCTCGGACGTCGTCAAGATGATCGAAGCACCGGTGCTGCACGTGAACGGCGACGATCCTGAAGCGGTCGTGCTGGCGACGCAAATCGCGCTCGACTACCGCGTCCAGTTCAAGAAAGACGTCGTGGTCGACATCATTTGCTACCGCAAGCTCGGTCACAACGAGCAGGACACCCCGGCGCTGACCCAGCCGCTGATGTACAAGAAAATCGGCCAGCATCCGGGTACCCGCAAGCTGTACGCGGACAAGCTGATCGCCCAGGGCACCCTGGCGGCCGACGGCGGCGACAAGATGGTGTCGGCCTACCGCGACGCCATGGACGCCGGCAAGCACACGATCGATCCGGTCATTTCGAACTTCAAGAACAAGTACGCGGTCGACTGGCTGCCGTTCCTGAACCGCAAATGGACCGACAGTGCCGACACCGCCGTGCCGATGACGGAACTCAAACGCCTGGCCACCCGCATCACCACCGTGCCGGACGACTTCAAGGTCCACTCGCTGGTCGAAAAAGTGCTGGCCGACCGCGCCTCCATGGGCCGCGGTGAACTGAACCTGGACTGGGGCATGGGCGAGCACCTCGCTTACGCTTCGCTGGTCTCGTCCGGCTACGCCATCCGCCTGTCGGGCCAGGATGCCGGCCGCGGTACCTTTACCCACCGCCACGCCGTGCTGCACGATCAGAACCGCGAGCGCTGGGATGCGGGCAGCTATGTCCCGCTGTGCAATGTGTCGGAAAGCCAGGCGCCGTTCGTCGTCATCGACTCGGTGCTGTCGGAAGAAGCGGTACTCGCGTTCGAATACGGTTACTCGACCGCCGAACCGAATACCCTGACCATCTGGGAAGCCCAGTTCGGCGACTTCGCCAACGGCGCCCAGGTCGTGATCGACCAGTTCATCGCGTCCGGCGAAGTCAAATGGGGCCGCGCGTCGGGTCTCGTCATGATGCTGCCGCACGGTTACGAAGGCCAGGGTCCGGAGCACTCGTCGGCGCGTCCTGAACGCTTCCTGCAGCTGTGCGCGGACAACAACATGCAAGTGGTGCAGCCAACCACCGGCGCCCAGATTTTCCACCTGCTGCGCCGCCAGATGGTGCGCCAGTTCCGCAAGCCGCTGGTCATCCTGACGCCGAAGTCGCTGCTGCGTAACAAGGACGCCAGCTCGCCGCTGACCGACCTGGCCAAGGGCGCCTTCCACACCGTCATCGGTGAAGTCGACGAGAAAATCGACGCCAAGAAGGTCAAGCGCGTGATCGCCTGTTCGGGCAAGGTCTATTACGACCTGGTGAACGCCCGCAAGACGCGCGGCCAGCTTGATACCGCCATCATCCGTGTCGAACAGCTGTATCCGTTCCCGCACAAGTCGTTCGCGGCTGAACTGAAAAAGTTCCCGAATGCGACCGAAGTGGTATGGACCCAGGATGAGCCGCAAAATCAGGGACCATGGTTCCAGATCCAGCACAACATCTTTGAAAGCCTCGAATCGGGCCAGCGCCTGGCGTATGCGGGCCGTCCGGCTTCGGCCTCGCCTGCGGTCGGTTACGCCGACAAGCACAACGCGCAGCAGAAGGAATTGCTGGAAACGGCGTTCGCGAAGCTCAAGGGTTTCATCCTGACCAAATAA
- the odhB gene encoding 2-oxoglutarate dehydrogenase complex dihydrolipoyllysine-residue succinyltransferase — protein sequence MAQIEVKVPVLSESVAEATLLSWHKKVGEPVSRDENMIDIETDKVVLELPAPNAGIITQILKGDGSTVVAGEVIAIIDTEAAAQVSPLQVSSAPVQPAPAAADPVAAAISAIASKANVAMPAAAKLLADNNLTTSDVAGSGRDGRVTKGDVLGALGSATQPGGVKPAAPAPLAAPAAPAKAPLQQVAAPAAANLGERPEERVPMSRLRARIAERLVMSQSTNAILTTFNEVNMQPVIDLRNKYKDKFEKEHGVKLGFMSFFVKAAVAALKKYPIINASVDGNDIVYHGYFDIGIAVGSPRGLVVPILRNADQMSIAEIEKKIGEFGQKAKEGKLTLEDLTGGTFSISNGGTFGSMLSTPIINPPQSAILGVHATKDRAVVENGLVVVRPMNYLAMSYDHRIIDGREAVLGLVTMKETLEDPARLLLDL from the coding sequence ATGGCACAAATCGAAGTCAAAGTCCCAGTTCTGTCGGAATCGGTAGCGGAAGCGACCCTGCTGTCGTGGCACAAGAAAGTCGGCGAGCCAGTCTCGCGCGACGAAAACATGATCGATATCGAAACCGACAAGGTCGTGCTCGAACTGCCTGCGCCGAACGCCGGCATCATCACCCAGATCCTCAAGGGCGACGGCAGCACCGTTGTCGCCGGCGAAGTCATCGCCATCATCGATACCGAAGCCGCTGCCCAGGTCAGCCCGCTGCAAGTATCGTCCGCGCCGGTGCAGCCCGCGCCGGCGGCCGCCGATCCGGTTGCCGCCGCCATCAGCGCCATCGCCTCGAAAGCGAATGTCGCCATGCCTGCCGCCGCCAAGCTGCTGGCCGATAACAACCTGACCACGTCCGACGTTGCCGGCAGCGGCCGCGATGGCCGTGTCACCAAGGGCGACGTGCTCGGCGCGCTGGGTTCTGCAACCCAGCCCGGCGGCGTCAAGCCTGCGGCACCAGCCCCACTGGCAGCGCCCGCCGCGCCAGCCAAGGCCCCGCTGCAGCAGGTGGCCGCCCCCGCCGCCGCCAACCTGGGCGAGCGTCCGGAAGAGCGCGTGCCGATGAGCCGCCTGCGCGCCCGCATCGCCGAGCGCCTGGTGATGTCGCAGTCGACCAACGCCATCCTGACCACGTTCAACGAAGTGAACATGCAGCCGGTGATCGACCTGCGCAACAAGTACAAGGACAAGTTCGAGAAAGAGCACGGCGTCAAGTTGGGCTTCATGTCCTTCTTCGTCAAGGCCGCTGTCGCCGCGCTGAAAAAGTACCCGATCATCAACGCCTCGGTCGACGGTAACGACATCGTTTACCACGGCTACTTCGACATCGGCATCGCGGTCGGTTCGCCGCGCGGCCTGGTGGTGCCTATCCTGCGCAACGCCGACCAGATGTCGATCGCCGAAATCGAGAAGAAGATCGGTGAATTCGGCCAGAAAGCCAAGGAAGGCAAGCTGACCCTGGAAGACCTGACCGGCGGTACGTTCTCGATCTCGAACGGCGGCACCTTCGGCTCCATGCTGTCGACCCCGATCATCAACCCGCCGCAGTCGGCCATCCTGGGCGTGCACGCGACCAAGGACCGCGCCGTCGTCGAAAACGGGCTCGTTGTGGTGCGTCCGATGAACTACCTGGCGATGTCGTACGATCACCGCATCATCGACGGCCGCGAAGCCGTCCTGGGCCTGGTCACGATGAAGGAAACGCTGGAAGATCCTGCGCGCCTGCTGCTGGACCTGTAA